The Gasterosteus aculeatus chromosome 8, fGasAcu3.hap1.1, whole genome shotgun sequence genome has a window encoding:
- the LOC120823711 gene encoding uncharacterized protein LOC120823711 isoform X1: protein MGKLYAAVSCLLLSAAAVAAQGELNQRTDDGDAKMQERALPQWLTGIIAVSGFLFLAFVGFLVKKAWCEEPRREEVTVELVGEDEFVNKNIYESSPGTVRVKTVVGETENTYESTLDMVRSKDDMNAYDNLVMDGTEDKVTSM from the exons ATGGGAAAACTCTACGCTGCGGTTTCCTGTTTGTTGCTGAGCGCGGCAGCGGTGGCGGCCCAGGGAG AACTAAATCAAAGAACCGATGATGGAGAT GCTAAGATGCAGGAGCGCGCGCTGCCTCAGTGGCTCACCGGGATCATCGCCGTCTccggcttcctcttcctcgccttTGTCGGCTTCCTGGTGAAGAAGGCCTGGTGTGAGGAGCCACGGAG GGAGGAGGTCACCGTGGAGTTGGTGGGAGAAGATGAATTTGTAAACAAAAATATCTATGAGAGCAGTCCTGGCACGGTCAG GGTGAAGACCGTGGtgggagagacagaaaacaccTATGAGAGCACTCTGGACATGGTCCG GAGCAAAGACGACATGAATGCTTACGACAACCTGGTGATGGACGGCACTGAAGACAAAGTTACCTCCATGTGA
- the LOC120823711 gene encoding uncharacterized protein LOC120823711 isoform X2, with amino-acid sequence MGKLYAAVSCLLLSAAAVAAQGAQAKMQERALPQWLTGIIAVSGFLFLAFVGFLVKKAWCEEPRREEVTVELVGEDEFVNKNIYESSPGTVRVKTVVGETENTYESTLDMVRSKDDMNAYDNLVMDGTEDKVTSM; translated from the exons ATGGGAAAACTCTACGCTGCGGTTTCCTGTTTGTTGCTGAGCGCGGCAGCGGTGGCGGCCCAGGGAG CTCAGGCTAAGATGCAGGAGCGCGCGCTGCCTCAGTGGCTCACCGGGATCATCGCCGTCTccggcttcctcttcctcgccttTGTCGGCTTCCTGGTGAAGAAGGCCTGGTGTGAGGAGCCACGGAG GGAGGAGGTCACCGTGGAGTTGGTGGGAGAAGATGAATTTGTAAACAAAAATATCTATGAGAGCAGTCCTGGCACGGTCAG GGTGAAGACCGTGGtgggagagacagaaaacaccTATGAGAGCACTCTGGACATGGTCCG GAGCAAAGACGACATGAATGCTTACGACAACCTGGTGATGGACGGCACTGAAGACAAAGTTACCTCCATGTGA
- the LOC120823711 gene encoding uncharacterized protein LOC120823711 isoform X3 yields MQERALPQWLTGIIAVSGFLFLAFVGFLVKKAWCEEPRREEVTVELVGEDEFVNKNIYESSPGTVRVKTVVGETENTYESTLDMVRSKDDMNAYDNLVMDGTEDKVTSM; encoded by the exons ATGCAGGAGCGCGCGCTGCCTCAGTGGCTCACCGGGATCATCGCCGTCTccggcttcctcttcctcgccttTGTCGGCTTCCTGGTGAAGAAGGCCTGGTGTGAGGAGCCACGGAG GGAGGAGGTCACCGTGGAGTTGGTGGGAGAAGATGAATTTGTAAACAAAAATATCTATGAGAGCAGTCCTGGCACGGTCAG GGTGAAGACCGTGGtgggagagacagaaaacaccTATGAGAGCACTCTGGACATGGTCCG GAGCAAAGACGACATGAATGCTTACGACAACCTGGTGATGGACGGCACTGAAGACAAAGTTACCTCCATGTGA